From a single Okeanomitos corallinicola TIOX110 genomic region:
- a CDS encoding tetratricopeptide repeat protein has translation MSVNETSTTDNFTLNRQTYQRLKFALSIGLRRQIFFAVCDDLHLRNQIATRLHSSLAYPVGQVLYQLGETGGISTPAYPRLVTLRLNLNDPNPIAQINQWLANYPPPIIGETKDQPGRPLPIPAFQIVGVELLTKQSVSVQRLFVHYLRLSEQYFATQEASSFLESSLLFWVPRPWLYTIQQSAPKFWQCRTGIFIFAGEPTPTVNNRSYPENLSSLRSVDLENTDKSVADESIISEEEINKTIEEFKFIEDDDFLEDSYENLAEKSENLEQIFTNNQVIPKLSSLLHINDELVSLVQVTLNQNISEDAEENLQPKQILWEIEQLKIQKAPKEEIATGYHKLGNLYRSRIEEGQISLENLMVAIIAYQESVSHDDNSPHLPDTLNDLGTLYWMLHRTPGSSEEGKTYIEQGIEFYQLAIKLITPDSQPEIYARVQNNLATAYGDLTRYSNPVENWQKAVQAYNEALRYRTEKSDPLKYAACQNNLGTAYWHLGQYSEPIEHLQKAITAYKSALIYYQADDEPSKYGMLQNNIGTAYWNLSQYNKPLENLQLAVDFYQEALKYRTPNNTPTACAATRNNLGTAYWHIANLPEVTKEIRQNFLQLCIKTYQETVSLANSLNSINLSFDLLATYNNLGLAHYTLVTDPYFKEDKKTLSQHLESSLANHAQALAGLGQNPEAYQTTFNHIIKIIRTFHNELGIQGQNLALSKIPSHLIPEILPKL, from the coding sequence ATGAGCGTGAATGAAACTTCAACAACAGATAATTTTACCTTGAATCGGCAGACCTACCAACGCCTAAAATTTGCCTTGAGCATTGGTTTACGACGACAGATATTTTTTGCCGTATGTGATGACTTACACCTAAGAAATCAAATAGCCACTAGATTGCATTCTAGCCTGGCCTATCCGGTAGGTCAAGTTTTATATCAACTAGGGGAGACGGGAGGAATTAGCACTCCTGCCTATCCTAGATTAGTAACATTAAGGTTGAACTTAAACGATCCTAACCCCATAGCCCAGATAAATCAATGGTTAGCGAATTATCCACCGCCAATCATTGGTGAAACAAAAGATCAACCAGGCCGTCCTTTACCCATACCAGCATTTCAGATTGTTGGTGTAGAATTATTAACCAAACAATCAGTATCTGTACAACGTTTATTTGTTCATTATTTACGGTTAAGTGAACAGTATTTTGCTACCCAGGAAGCTAGTTCATTTTTAGAATCTAGTTTATTATTTTGGGTTCCTCGTCCTTGGTTGTACACTATCCAACAGTCAGCACCCAAATTTTGGCAATGTCGGACAGGTATATTTATTTTTGCAGGAGAACCAACACCAACAGTAAATAATCGCTCTTATCCAGAAAATTTATCTAGTTTAAGAAGTGTAGATTTAGAAAATACTGACAAATCAGTTGCGGATGAATCTATAATTTCCGAGGAAGAAATTAATAAAACTATTGAAGAGTTTAAATTTATTGAAGATGATGATTTCCTAGAAGATAGTTATGAGAATTTAGCCGAGAAATCAGAAAATTTAGAGCAAATATTTACCAATAATCAAGTTATTCCTAAACTTTCTTCCTTGCTGCATATTAATGATGAGTTAGTGTCTTTAGTTCAAGTCACACTAAATCAAAATATTTCTGAAGATGCCGAGGAAAATTTACAACCAAAACAAATACTTTGGGAAATTGAACAATTAAAAATTCAGAAAGCACCAAAAGAAGAAATTGCCACTGGTTATCATAAATTAGGCAATTTATATCGCTCCCGGATTGAAGAAGGACAAATAAGTTTAGAAAACTTGATGGTAGCGATCATTGCTTATCAAGAATCTGTGAGTCATGATGATAATTCACCCCATTTACCAGATACATTAAATGATTTAGGTACTCTCTACTGGATGTTGCACCGCACACCAGGAAGTAGTGAAGAAGGAAAAACTTATATAGAACAGGGGATTGAATTTTATCAGTTAGCAATTAAACTGATTACCCCAGATAGTCAACCAGAAATTTATGCCCGTGTACAAAACAATTTAGCCACAGCTTATGGTGATTTAACTAGATATTCTAACCCAGTAGAAAATTGGCAAAAAGCTGTGCAGGCTTACAATGAAGCACTACGTTATCGTACAGAAAAAAGTGATCCTTTAAAGTATGCTGCTTGTCAAAATAACTTGGGAACTGCCTATTGGCATTTAGGACAATATAGCGAACCAATTGAGCATTTACAGAAAGCAATTACTGCTTATAAATCAGCACTGATTTATTATCAAGCTGATGATGAACCTAGCAAATATGGAATGCTACAAAATAATATTGGTACTGCTTATTGGAATTTATCTCAATATAATAAACCACTGGAAAATTTACAGTTAGCTGTTGATTTTTACCAAGAGGCTTTAAAATATCGCACACCGAATAATACTCCTACTGCTTGTGCTGCAACTCGGAATAATTTAGGAACAGCTTATTGGCATATAGCTAATTTACCAGAAGTCACCAAAGAAATTCGTCAAAATTTTCTCCAACTGTGTATTAAAACCTATCAAGAAACTGTGAGTTTAGCTAATTCCTTAAATTCAATTAATTTAAGTTTTGATTTATTGGCAACTTATAATAACTTGGGTTTAGCCCATTATACATTAGTTACAGATCCTTATTTTAAGGAAGATAAGAAAACGCTTTCTCAACATTTAGAATCTTCTTTAGCTAATCATGCACAAGCATTAGCTGGTTTAGGGCAAAATCCAGAAGCTTATCAAACAACTTTCAATCATATAATCAAAATCATTCGTACCTTCCATAATGAGTTAGGTATTCAAGGACAAAATCTAGCTTTATCAAAAATTCCTAGTCATTTAATTCCTGAGATTTTACCTAAGTTGTAA
- a CDS encoding NAD(P)-dependent oxidoreductase — MKVAFLGTGLMGLPMAQRLLAANIELIAYNRTPEKLAPLQAAGAEIATKPREAIRSADCIILMLSNAAAIYHVLLTDTSWHTLSGRSIIQMGTTTPQESQEIRDAVVAAGGEYIEAPVLGSTPEAETGKLIVMVGGEQEQYQRHLKLLQNFGPDPVYIGPVGSAASLTLALNQLIASLTTSFALSLAFVQMQGIEIDLFMRVLRDSKLYAPIFDQNLKRMLEGNYTKANLPTKQLIKEIDLFISEAKSLGLNLSSIEGVKHILQSAMKMSYPEDDYSSVFPAIREWGEASGE, encoded by the coding sequence ATGAAGGTTGCATTTCTGGGAACTGGACTGATGGGACTACCGATGGCTCAAAGGTTATTAGCTGCCAACATAGAACTAATAGCCTACAACCGCACCCCAGAAAAATTAGCACCGCTACAAGCAGCCGGGGCAGAAATTGCCACAAAACCCCGTGAAGCCATTCGCTCTGCTGACTGTATAATTCTGATGCTCTCCAACGCCGCAGCTATTTATCACGTCTTGCTCACAGATACCTCTTGGCATACTTTATCAGGACGCAGCATCATTCAAATGGGAACAACCACCCCCCAAGAAAGCCAAGAAATTAGAGATGCGGTAGTTGCAGCAGGTGGTGAATACATAGAAGCACCCGTACTCGGTAGTACCCCAGAAGCGGAAACAGGTAAATTAATTGTCATGGTCGGTGGTGAACAAGAACAATACCAACGCCATCTCAAATTACTACAAAATTTTGGCCCCGATCCTGTTTACATTGGCCCTGTAGGATCAGCAGCATCTTTAACTTTAGCCCTCAATCAACTCATTGCTTCCCTAACTACTAGCTTTGCCCTCAGTCTAGCTTTTGTACAAATGCAAGGCATAGAAATAGACTTATTCATGCGTGTCCTGCGGGACAGTAAACTTTATGCCCCCATTTTTGATCAAAACCTGAAGCGGATGTTAGAAGGCAACTACACAAAAGCCAACTTACCGACTAAACAATTGATCAAAGAAATAGATTTATTTATCTCTGAAGCTAAATCCCTTGGTTTGAATCTCAGCAGTATTGAGGGCGTAAAACACATTTTACAGTCAGCAATGAAAATGTCCTATCCCGAAGATGACTATTCTTCAGTATTCCCCGCTATCCGTGAATGGGGAGAAGCCAGCGGAGAATAG
- a CDS encoding NAD(P)H-quinone oxidoreductase subunit H produces MSRIETRTEPMVLNMGPHHPSMHGVLRLIVTLDGEDVVDCEPVIGYLHRGMEKIAESRSTVMYVPYVSRWDYAAGMFNEAVTVNAPEKLAGVEVPKRASYIRVIMLELNRIANHLLWFGPFLADVGAQTPFFYQFREREMIYDLWEAATGYRMVNNNYFRVGGVAADLPYGWVDKCLEFCEYFLPKVDEYERLVTNNPIFRRRIEGIGTITREEAINWGLSGPMLRGSGVKWDLRKVDHYECYDDFDWDVQWETAGDCLARYMVRMREMRESVKILKQAIKGLPGGPYENLEAQRMMAGKKSEWDAFDYQYVGKKVSPTFKIPQGEIYSRVESGKGELGIYLVGDNNVFPWRWKIRPADFNNLQILPSLLTGVKLADVVVILGSIDVIMGSVDR; encoded by the coding sequence ATGAGTAGAATAGAAACCCGCACTGAACCAATGGTGCTAAATATGGGGCCTCACCACCCTTCCATGCACGGGGTTCTCAGATTAATTGTTACCTTGGATGGTGAGGATGTCGTTGACTGTGAACCAGTCATTGGCTACCTACACCGAGGAATGGAAAAAATTGCCGAAAGCCGTTCCACAGTCATGTATGTCCCCTACGTTAGTCGTTGGGACTATGCAGCGGGAATGTTTAACGAAGCAGTAACAGTTAACGCACCGGAAAAACTAGCTGGTGTGGAAGTTCCCAAACGCGCTAGTTACATCCGGGTAATTATGCTGGAACTGAACCGCATTGCCAACCACTTATTATGGTTTGGGCCCTTCCTTGCTGACGTAGGCGCTCAAACTCCCTTTTTCTACCAATTCCGGGAACGAGAAATGATTTATGACCTGTGGGAAGCTGCTACAGGTTATCGGATGGTCAATAACAACTACTTCCGCGTTGGTGGTGTAGCTGCTGACTTACCCTATGGTTGGGTAGATAAGTGTTTAGAATTTTGTGAATACTTTTTACCTAAAGTAGATGAATATGAACGCTTAGTTACCAATAACCCGATTTTCCGTCGCCGCATTGAAGGTATCGGTACAATTACCCGCGAAGAAGCGATTAACTGGGGGCTTTCTGGCCCAATGTTACGCGGTTCTGGGGTGAAGTGGGATTTACGCAAAGTTGACCACTATGAATGTTACGATGACTTCGACTGGGATGTACAGTGGGAAACCGCAGGTGATTGTCTGGCGCGTTACATGGTGCGGATGCGGGAAATGCGGGAATCTGTCAAGATACTCAAACAAGCCATCAAAGGTTTACCTGGTGGTCCCTACGAAAACCTAGAAGCTCAACGGATGATGGCGGGTAAAAAATCTGAGTGGGATGCTTTTGATTATCAATACGTTGGTAAGAAAGTTTCTCCTACTTTCAAAATTCCTCAAGGTGAAATTTACTCCCGTGTCGAAAGCGGTAAAGGTGAACTAGGAATTTATCTAGTTGGTGATAATAATGTTTTCCCTTGGCGCTGGAAAATTCGCCCTGCTGACTTCAACAACCTGCAAATTCTGCCTAGTTTATTAACAGGTGTGAAACTAGCAGATGTGGTGGTTATTCTGGGTAGTATTGACGTGATTATGGGTTCTGTTGATAGATAA
- a CDS encoding GAF domain-containing protein, whose product MQTYSNAEFENIPNHPLEQGLQQLLERLISKMQRDELIRNTINQVRESLEVDRVVLYYFYEEWYGQVTFESLISQELSIFGSTGAENCFNYEYAALYLAGRTKAIADIELEPIETCHRDFLRSIQVRANLVVPVLVPRGLWGLLIAHQCHKPRLWLETDIKMMQIAAQTLSTDSNVLES is encoded by the coding sequence ATGCAAACTTATTCTAACGCAGAATTTGAAAACATTCCTAATCATCCTCTTGAGCAGGGTTTACAGCAACTACTTGAGCGACTGATCAGCAAAATGCAGCGAGATGAATTAATCCGAAATACCATAAATCAAGTGAGAGAATCCCTTGAAGTTGACCGTGTAGTGTTGTATTACTTTTATGAAGAATGGTATGGACAGGTAACATTTGAGTCTTTGATTTCTCAAGAATTATCAATATTTGGTTCAACTGGTGCAGAGAATTGTTTTAACTACGAGTATGCAGCTTTATATTTAGCAGGAAGAACAAAAGCGATCGCTGATATCGAATTAGAACCTATTGAAACTTGTCATCGAGATTTTCTTCGCAGCATCCAAGTACGTGCTAACTTAGTAGTACCAGTTTTGGTACCAAGAGGTTTATGGGGTTTGTTAATAGCCCATCAATGTCATAAACCTCGCTTATGGTTAGAAACAGATATTAAAATGATGCAAATTGCAGCGCAAACTTTATCTACAGACTCTAATGTTTTAGAGAGTTAA
- the rsmH gene encoding 16S rRNA (cytosine(1402)-N(4))-methyltransferase RsmH, which yields MQSDLQTPIDLDEVAFSHIPVLSQEVITGLDIQPGGNYLDLTVGGGGHSRLILESAENIKITAVDQDLDALNAAKNNLAEFGNRVNFIHSNFADFQFPEHTYDGILADLGVSSYHLDNPERGFSFRNAANLDMRMNQQQSLTAADIINEWDEKELADIFFKYGEERLSRRIARRIVEKRPFNTTTELAEAIFYSVPPKYRHGRIHPATRVFQGLRIAVNDELQVLETLIAKAPPALVVGGKIAIISFHSLEDRIAKHGLRGSELLKVLTKKPIIATEEEIKQNPRSRSAKLRIAERK from the coding sequence ATGCAATCAGATTTACAAACTCCCATAGATTTAGATGAAGTTGCTTTTTCTCACATTCCTGTTTTAAGTCAGGAAGTAATTACGGGTTTAGATATTCAACCAGGTGGAAATTATTTAGATTTAACTGTGGGTGGTGGTGGTCACAGTCGCTTAATTTTAGAAAGTGCTGAAAATATAAAAATTACCGCAGTTGACCAAGATTTGGATGCTTTAAATGCAGCAAAAAATAATTTAGCTGAGTTTGGAAATAGGGTTAATTTTATTCATAGCAATTTTGCAGATTTTCAATTTCCTGAACATACTTATGATGGAATTTTAGCTGATTTGGGGGTGAGTTCCTATCATTTGGATAATCCAGAAAGGGGTTTTAGTTTTAGAAATGCTGCTAATTTAGATATGCGAATGAATCAACAACAATCTTTAACCGCTGCTGATATTATTAATGAATGGGATGAAAAAGAGTTAGCTGATATATTTTTTAAATATGGTGAGGAAAGACTTTCACGGAGAATTGCGAGGAGAATTGTAGAAAAGCGTCCATTTAATACGACGACAGAATTAGCAGAGGCAATTTTTTATTCTGTTCCTCCTAAATATCGTCATGGAAGAATACACCCTGCAACTCGTGTTTTTCAAGGTTTAAGAATTGCTGTTAATGATGAATTACAGGTGTTAGAAACGTTGATAGCAAAAGCACCACCCGCGCTGGTTGTTGGGGGGAAAATTGCTATTATTAGTTTTCATAGTTTGGAAGATAGAATTGCTAAACATGGTTTGAGAGGTTCGGAGTTATTAAAGGTGTTAACTAAGAAACCCATTATTGCAACTGAGGAAGAAATTAAACAAAATCCCCGTTCTCGTTCTGCGAAGTTGAGAATTGCGGAGAGGAAATAA
- a CDS encoding class I SAM-dependent methyltransferase: MDSQPALHQIIAKQINNNPHKRITFAEYMNMVLYHPEYGYYSSNAVNIGFQGSDFFTSSSLGNDFGELLAIQFFQMWEILGKPKTFYLVEMGAGKGILAAHILTHLQLNYLDFFRAVEYIIVEKSPSLKQEQQEKLKEFPVKWLTLDEIKPNSIIGCFFSNELVDAFPVHQFVLQEGKLQEIYVTIQKNQGSNVSEYSENSFIEVIGEPSTPQLAEYLQLVEIDISQNAYEDGYRSEINLAAFDWLSIVADCLERGYVLTIDYGYPASRYYNPRRSQGTLQCYYQHRHHNNPYINIGKQDITAHVDFTALEVWGQKCGLNPVGWTQQGLFLMALGLGARIAALSDQEKSISQLLKRRESLHQLISPEGLGNFGVLVQSKGLTQTQSQRSLQGLTIPE; the protein is encoded by the coding sequence ATGGATTCCCAACCCGCTCTACATCAAATCATAGCCAAACAGATCAACAATAATCCCCACAAGCGTATTACCTTTGCCGAATACATGAATATGGTGCTATATCATCCAGAATATGGCTACTATTCCAGTAATGCAGTTAATATTGGTTTTCAAGGGAGTGACTTTTTTACATCTTCTAGTTTAGGTAATGATTTTGGTGAATTACTAGCTATCCAATTTTTCCAAATGTGGGAAATTTTAGGAAAACCAAAAACATTTTACTTAGTAGAAATGGGGGCAGGAAAAGGTATTTTAGCAGCCCATATTTTAACTCATCTACAATTAAATTATTTGGATTTTTTCAGAGCAGTAGAATATATCATTGTTGAAAAATCCCCAAGTTTAAAACAGGAACAACAAGAAAAATTAAAGGAATTTCCGGTAAAATGGTTGACTTTGGATGAAATTAAACCAAACTCTATCATCGGTTGTTTTTTCTCAAATGAATTAGTAGATGCTTTCCCCGTGCATCAGTTTGTTTTACAAGAAGGGAAATTACAAGAAATTTATGTAACAATTCAGAAAAATCAAGGAAGTAATGTTTCTGAATATTCTGAAAATTCATTTATAGAAGTAATAGGTGAACCATCCACACCACAGTTAGCAGAATATTTACAATTAGTGGAAATAGATATCAGCCAAAATGCCTATGAAGACGGTTATCGCAGTGAAATTAATTTAGCTGCTTTTGATTGGTTGAGTATAGTGGCAGACTGCTTGGAACGAGGTTATGTGTTAACAATTGATTATGGCTATCCTGCCAGCCGTTATTATAACCCCAGGCGATCGCAAGGAACTCTACAGTGCTACTACCAGCATCGTCATCACAACAACCCCTACATCAACATCGGCAAACAAGATATTACCGCCCATGTTGACTTTACAGCTTTAGAAGTTTGGGGTCAAAAATGCGGTTTAAATCCAGTGGGTTGGACACAACAAGGTTTATTCTTAATGGCATTGGGTTTAGGTGCAAGAATAGCCGCCCTTTCCGATCAAGAAAAATCCATATCACAGCTACTCAAACGCCGAGAATCATTACACCAGCTAATTTCCCCAGAAGGACTAGGTAACTTTGGGGTTCTAGTACAAAGCAAAGGATTAACACAAACACAAAGTCAGCGATCGCTCCAAGGACTAACCATACCAGAGTAG
- a CDS encoding ABC transporter ATP-binding protein — protein MREIFLEVRNLQVEFSGDGSQVKAVDGISFNLCRGETLGIVGESGSGKSVTALAIMGLLQYPGQVSEGEILFRPQENAKPMDLLALPAEEMQLYRGGDIAMIFQEPMSSLNPVYNIGFQLTEAIMRHQNVTLAEAKRIAISGLQEVKLLPSDENIQAQYLNNWHFTNPQTPLPNDFQLAQLVKEHKSAMLARFPHELSGGQLQRVMIAMAISCNPSLLIADEPTTALDVTVQATIIELMGELQASRDMGMIFISHDLGLVSEIADYVAVMYKGKIVEYGAAEQIFSHPQHPYTKGLVACRPSLDSRPHKLLTVSDYMNVEEDGDGRVVIKPQEPSAPREVTREEIHTRLENITSQKPLLEINNLKVGFPIRGVFGGTKRYHLAVNDVSFHVFPGETLGLVGESGCGKTTLGRTLLRLIEPMAGKIIFDDQNITNLKGNTLQKLRREMQIVFQNPFSSLDPRMKIGNAVIEPLLIHAVGKTKKQRRDRAVELLERVGLSADDMNRYPHQFSGGQRQRVCIARSLALNPKFIICDESVSALDVSVQAQVLNLLKELQQEFNLTYIFISHDLSVVKFMSDRILVMNQGKIVESGTAENIYLQPQQEYTQKLIAAIPTGNPERVKNKNLN, from the coding sequence ATGAGAGAAATATTTCTAGAGGTTCGCAATCTACAAGTTGAATTTTCCGGTGATGGTAGTCAGGTTAAAGCTGTGGATGGTATCAGCTTTAATTTATGTCGAGGGGAGACTCTAGGAATTGTGGGAGAGTCTGGAAGCGGTAAATCGGTGACAGCGTTAGCTATTATGGGTTTGTTGCAATATCCCGGTCAGGTGAGTGAGGGAGAAATTTTATTTCGTCCCCAGGAAAATGCTAAACCGATGGATTTGTTAGCTTTACCTGCGGAGGAAATGCAACTCTATCGGGGTGGAGATATTGCGATGATTTTCCAAGAACCAATGAGTTCTTTAAACCCGGTTTATAATATTGGGTTTCAGCTAACAGAAGCAATTATGAGACATCAAAATGTGACTTTAGCTGAAGCTAAAAGAATTGCTATTTCAGGTTTACAAGAAGTTAAACTTTTACCAAGTGATGAAAATATTCAAGCACAATATTTAAATAATTGGCATTTTACCAACCCACAAACACCTTTACCTAATGATTTTCAGTTAGCGCAATTAGTGAAGGAACACAAATCAGCAATGTTAGCACGTTTCCCTCATGAATTGTCTGGAGGTCAGCTACAAAGGGTCATGATTGCTATGGCAATTTCTTGTAATCCATCATTATTAATTGCAGATGAACCAACTACAGCTTTGGATGTAACCGTCCAAGCAACAATTATTGAATTGATGGGAGAATTACAAGCAAGTCGTGACATGGGAATGATTTTTATTAGTCATGATTTGGGGTTAGTTTCAGAAATTGCTGACTATGTTGCAGTTATGTATAAAGGTAAAATTGTGGAATATGGTGCAGCAGAACAAATTTTTAGTCATCCTCAACATCCATATACAAAAGGTTTAGTCGCTTGTCGTCCTTCTCTTGATAGTCGTCCCCATAAATTACTGACAGTTTCTGATTATATGAATGTGGAAGAAGATGGAGATGGTAGAGTCGTAATTAAACCCCAAGAACCATCTGCACCAAGGGAAGTAACCAGGGAAGAAATTCATACAAGATTAGAAAATATTACCTCTCAAAAACCACTTTTAGAAATTAATAATCTGAAAGTTGGTTTTCCCATTCGGGGTGTTTTTGGAGGAACGAAACGTTATCATCTTGCTGTTAATGATGTTTCTTTTCATGTTTTTCCGGGAGAAACTTTAGGATTAGTGGGTGAATCTGGTTGTGGTAAAACAACTTTGGGGAGAACTTTACTCAGGTTGATTGAACCAATGGCTGGTAAAATTATTTTTGATGATCAAAATATCACTAATCTCAAGGGAAATACATTACAAAAATTACGTCGAGAAATGCAAATTGTTTTCCAAAATCCCTTTAGTTCTCTTGACCCCAGAATGAAAATTGGTAATGCAGTAATAGAACCTTTATTAATTCATGCTGTTGGTAAAACTAAAAAACAAAGAAGAGATAGAGCGGTAGAATTATTAGAAAGGGTGGGATTAAGTGCTGATGATATGAACCGCTATCCTCATCAATTTTCCGGTGGACAAAGACAAAGGGTTTGTATTGCACGTTCCTTAGCTTTAAACCCTAAATTTATTATTTGTGATGAGTCGGTTTCCGCTTTAGATGTTTCTGTCCAAGCACAGGTTTTAAACCTATTAAAAGAACTGCAACAAGAATTTAACCTCACCTATATTTTCATTTCCCATGATTTAAGTGTGGTCAAATTTATGAGCGATCGCATTTTGGTCATGAATCAAGGTAAAATAGTAGAATCTGGTACAGCGGAAAATATTTACCTGCAACCGCAACAAGAATATACACAGAAATTAATTGCAGCAATTCCTACAGGTAATCCTGAAAGAGTGAAAAATAAAAATTTGAATTAA
- a CDS encoding single-stranded DNA-binding protein gives MNSCILMVEIYDAPQLRHTPDGLEVTEMIVHVAGLRPDDPSYPLKVISWGNLAKEVHQNYHPGDRVVIEGRLGMNTFDRPEGFKEKRAELTIQKIHVVSKGVQTSSPVAATVPPAVQHPAETYQPAPIPTTTVPQPATPEPAYQQANFQPPSYEPMTEAEPDPDDIPF, from the coding sequence ATGAACAGTTGTATTTTAATGGTAGAAATCTATGATGCTCCCCAATTACGGCATACACCGGATGGCTTGGAAGTGACAGAAATGATCGTTCATGTTGCCGGGTTGAGGCCAGATGATCCTTCATACCCTTTAAAAGTAATATCTTGGGGAAATTTAGCCAAAGAAGTTCATCAAAATTATCATCCAGGAGATCGCGTAGTCATTGAAGGTAGATTAGGAATGAACACCTTTGATCGTCCTGAAGGTTTTAAAGAAAAACGCGCTGAGTTGACAATACAAAAAATTCATGTTGTGAGTAAGGGTGTGCAAACAAGTTCACCAGTAGCGGCCACTGTACCACCAGCAGTACAGCATCCCGCAGAAACATATCAACCAGCCCCAATACCCACAACCACAGTACCTCAACCAGCAACCCCAGAACCTGCCTATCAACAGGCAAACTTTCAGCCTCCATCCTATGAACCGATGACAGAGGCAGAACCTGATCCAGATGACATCCCATTTTAA
- a CDS encoding pentapeptide repeat-containing protein has product MDANEIIKRYADGETKFIEAQLNGVNLFGADLIGIDLNRANLRDAILIFTYLSRAILNKANLISTNLSGANLNQASLISANLHDANLHGATLEGADLRNANLTLADLLDANLMNADLRGANLSGANLTGACLRGANLREEKRIYNAILRGTNLHKADLRGANLTGADLAKVDLSGANLSESTLRGADLSGANLSQAIVQNASLTEINLAGANLKAANLMNSRLDRANLSETELTDINLQGTLLADAKLNKAKMSGANLSFARLSRADLSRVNLRGANLNEADLVDAYLARTNLMGANLSKAILIRAEISTANLMGANLHETIMPDGTVNY; this is encoded by the coding sequence ATGGATGCTAACGAGATTATTAAGAGATATGCAGACGGAGAAACAAAGTTTATTGAAGCTCAACTCAACGGAGTTAATTTATTTGGTGCAGACTTGATTGGTATAGACTTAAATAGAGCAAACTTGCGAGATGCCATTCTCATTTTTACTTATCTAAGTCGAGCAATATTAAATAAAGCCAACCTAATATCTACTAATCTGAGTGGTGCTAACTTAAATCAGGCAAGTTTAATCAGTGCCAATTTGCATGATGCTAATTTACATGGTGCAACCTTAGAAGGTGCAGATTTACGCAACGCTAATTTAACATTAGCGGATCTACTAGATGCTAACTTAATGAATGCAGATTTACGTGGTGCAAATCTTAGCGGTGCTAACCTGACAGGAGCTTGTTTAAGAGGCGCTAATCTCCGGGAAGAAAAGAGAATCTACAATGCTATTTTGCGGGGTACTAATCTACATAAAGCTGACTTACGAGGTGCTAATTTAACAGGTGCGGATTTAGCAAAAGTTGATTTAAGTGGTGCTAATTTGAGTGAGTCAACCCTACGTGGTGCTGATCTCAGTGGTGCAAATCTCAGTCAAGCCATTGTACAAAACGCATCTCTGACTGAGATTAACCTTGCAGGTGCTAATTTAAAAGCAGCTAATTTGATGAATTCCAGACTAGACAGAGCCAACCTGAGTGAAACTGAACTAACAGATATTAACTTACAAGGTACATTGTTAGCAGATGCAAAGCTAAATAAAGCCAAAATGAGTGGGGCAAATCTGAGTTTTGCTAGACTAAGTAGAGCCGATTTAAGTAGGGTGAATCTGCGCGGAGCTAACCTAAATGAAGCAGATTTGGTAGATGCTTATCTGGCTAGAACAAATCTCATGGGTGCTAATTTAAGTAAAGCAATTCTCATTAGAGCAGAAATAAGTACAGCAAATCTCATGGGTGCTAATTTGCATGAAACAATAATGCCTGATGGTACAGTTAACTACTAA